In a genomic window of Flavobacterium lipolyticum:
- the hutI gene encoding imidazolonepropionase, with amino-acid sequence MTTLITNIKELLQVRETSVTKVSGAEMAILPTLKNAYLILKDDLIQDYGLMENLPETNADLTIDATGRVILPTWCDSHTHIVYAGNREQEFVDRINGFSYEEIANRGGGILNSAKKLNETTEEEIYEQSKLRLEEVMHLGTGAVEIKSGYGLTIEGELKMLRVIQKLAQNYPIAIKATFLGAHAFPLHYKENKAGYIDEIITKMLPEIAQNKLADYIDAFCETGYFSVEETEKIMEAGIQFGLKPKIHVNQFNSIGGIQAGIKYNALSVDHLEIMNPEDIEALKNTETMPVALPSCSYFLSIPYTPAREMIKAGLPIALATDFNPGSTPSGNMNFVVATACIKMKMTPEEAINAATINGAYAMGISETHGSITRGKKANLILTKPVSSYYQIPYAFGSNLIESVFLEGKILKQ; translated from the coding sequence ATGACAACTCTTATAACAAACATAAAAGAATTACTTCAGGTCCGCGAAACTTCAGTCACTAAAGTTTCCGGAGCAGAAATGGCCATACTTCCAACACTGAAAAATGCCTATTTAATTCTAAAAGACGATCTTATTCAGGATTATGGTCTGATGGAAAATCTTCCTGAAACCAATGCCGATCTGACAATCGATGCAACTGGACGAGTTATACTGCCTACGTGGTGCGACAGCCACACCCACATTGTATATGCAGGGAATCGCGAACAGGAATTTGTAGACCGCATCAATGGATTTTCGTATGAAGAAATTGCGAATCGTGGCGGTGGCATTCTAAACTCGGCTAAAAAACTCAATGAAACTACTGAAGAGGAAATCTACGAGCAGTCGAAACTTCGTTTAGAAGAAGTCATGCATTTGGGAACCGGAGCGGTAGAAATTAAATCAGGTTACGGACTAACTATCGAAGGCGAACTCAAAATGCTTCGCGTAATTCAAAAATTAGCTCAGAATTATCCGATTGCCATAAAAGCCACTTTTCTGGGAGCACATGCCTTCCCTTTGCATTACAAAGAAAACAAAGCAGGTTACATTGATGAAATCATCACCAAAATGCTGCCTGAGATTGCCCAAAACAAACTGGCCGATTACATAGATGCCTTTTGTGAAACTGGTTACTTTTCAGTTGAAGAAACAGAAAAAATCATGGAAGCCGGAATACAATTTGGGCTGAAACCTAAAATTCATGTGAACCAATTCAATTCTATTGGCGGAATACAGGCTGGAATCAAATACAACGCCCTTTCAGTGGATCATCTTGAAATTATGAACCCGGAAGACATTGAGGCTTTAAAAAACACCGAAACGATGCCTGTTGCTTTACCGTCCTGTTCTTATTTTTTAAGCATTCCTTACACCCCGGCTCGTGAAATGATAAAAGCAGGTCTGCCAATTGCCCTGGCTACAGATTTCAACCCAGGTTCTACTCCATCCGGAAACATGAATTTTGTCGTTGCAACGGCTTGTATTAAAATGAAAATGACTCCTGAAGAAGCTATAAATGCCGCTACTATAAATGGCGCCTACGCAATGGGAATTTCAGAAACACACGGAAGTATCACCAGAGGAAAAAAAGCCAATCTGATCCTTACAAAACCCGTTTCCTCTTACTATCAAATTCCTTACGCTTTTGGAAGCAATCTTATCGAAAGTGTTTTTCTTGAAGGAAAAATTCTAAAACAGTAA
- a CDS encoding formimidoylglutamase: MEKLIPFTVNDLAKITNHRSGEIKFGEKMVIIPKGADKINFLKGSEAKYVLFGIPEDIGVRANYGRPGAASAWESAIKSIANIQHNRFSKGSQILVLGQLDVAQEMRDVENLDFNDIDDRSKLSQLVEKIDKEVSHIIFTLIKAGKTPIIIGGGHNNAYGNIKGSALAKGKPINAINFDAHSDFRILEGRHSGNGFSYAYEEGFLKKYFIFGLHENYTSKSVLDIIKKLEDRVRYNTYDSVGIRREKDFDREMALALEFIRTDSFGIEIDLDALPNIASSAMTISGFSVEQVRQFVSFFGQHKNATYLHICEGAPDLADSPNNNLIGKLIGYLVTDFIKANNEKI, from the coding sequence ATGGAGAAACTAATTCCTTTTACTGTTAACGATTTGGCAAAAATCACCAATCATCGAAGTGGTGAAATAAAATTTGGAGAAAAAATGGTCATCATACCCAAAGGGGCTGACAAGATCAATTTTCTAAAAGGAAGTGAGGCCAAATATGTGCTTTTTGGGATACCTGAAGATATTGGGGTACGCGCCAATTACGGCAGACCCGGAGCAGCATCGGCATGGGAAAGTGCGATAAAAAGCATTGCCAATATTCAGCACAATCGTTTCTCTAAAGGCAGTCAGATTTTGGTTTTAGGACAGTTGGACGTTGCTCAGGAAATGCGTGATGTCGAAAATCTTGATTTTAATGATATTGACGACAGGTCCAAGCTAAGTCAGTTAGTCGAAAAAATTGACAAAGAAGTTTCACACATTATCTTTACACTTATAAAAGCTGGAAAAACACCTATCATAATTGGAGGCGGACACAATAATGCTTACGGAAATATAAAAGGATCGGCTTTAGCCAAAGGAAAACCAATCAATGCTATTAATTTTGATGCACATTCTGATTTTAGAATCCTTGAAGGACGTCATAGCGGCAACGGTTTTTCGTATGCCTATGAGGAAGGTTTCTTAAAAAAATACTTCATTTTTGGTCTGCATGAAAACTATACTTCTAAAAGCGTTTTAGACATCATCAAAAAACTGGAAGACCGCGTTCGTTACAATACGTACGACAGCGTCGGCATTCGCAGGGAAAAAGATTTTGACAGAGAAATGGCTTTGGCTTTAGAATTCATCAGAACAGATTCTTTTGGAATCGAAATCGATTTGGATGCTCTTCCGAACATTGCCAGCAGCGCGATGACCATCAGCGGTTTTTCAGTAGAACAAGTACGTCAGTTTGTTTCCTTTTTCGGGCAACATAAAAATGCGACCTATCTGCATATTTGCGAAGGTGCGCCAGATTTGGCCGATTCTCCGAACAACAATTTAATTGGCAAGCTGATAGGCTATTTAGTAACTGATTTTATTAAAGCGAATAACGAAAAAATCTAA
- a CDS encoding DEAD/DEAH box helicase: MLFEDLSLSKSIQKAVFEEGYLNPTPIQEQSIPIVLSGRDLIGCAQTGTGKTAAFAIPIIHQLHRIVGSSKKAKQVRALIVTPTRELAVQIGQSFDTYAKYTNLTQLTIFGGVSQNPQVDTLKNGVDILVATPGRLLDLHKQGFLDLDHLHTLVLDEADQMLDMGFINDVKKIVKLTPKNRQTLLFSATMPIAIRELAEMFLKDPEKVEVSPVSSTAETVEQRIYFVEKTEKRNLLYHLIKNENLSNVLVFSRTKHGADNVVKALRKKDIPAEAIHGDKSQNARQRVLDAFKNKEVGVLVATDIAARGIDIDQLPFVINFDLPNIPETYVHRIGRTGRAGNGGIAISFCGKDEQPYWKDIQKLIKVEVKTITDHPYPWHSGSPEATDEKPKNSNRSGGAHKSRKSNASKQNKKRWY; encoded by the coding sequence ATGTTATTCGAAGATCTGTCACTCTCAAAAAGTATACAAAAAGCCGTATTTGAAGAAGGCTACTTAAATCCTACTCCTATTCAGGAACAATCGATCCCGATCGTTTTGTCAGGAAGAGATTTAATTGGCTGTGCACAAACCGGTACCGGAAAAACAGCAGCATTTGCTATTCCAATCATACATCAATTACACCGAATTGTAGGCTCGTCTAAAAAGGCCAAACAAGTTCGTGCTCTTATAGTTACTCCTACACGTGAATTAGCGGTTCAGATTGGACAAAGTTTTGACACTTATGCCAAATATACCAACTTAACACAATTGACTATTTTTGGAGGGGTTTCACAAAATCCTCAGGTAGACACTCTAAAAAATGGAGTTGACATTTTAGTTGCAACCCCAGGCCGTTTACTTGATTTACACAAACAAGGATTCCTGGATCTCGATCATTTACACACTTTAGTTCTGGATGAAGCCGATCAAATGCTGGACATGGGTTTTATCAATGATGTCAAAAAAATTGTTAAACTAACTCCTAAAAACAGGCAGACTTTATTGTTCTCTGCTACTATGCCGATTGCCATTCGCGAACTGGCTGAAATGTTTTTAAAAGACCCTGAAAAGGTAGAAGTTTCACCTGTTTCATCAACGGCAGAAACAGTTGAGCAGCGCATTTACTTTGTAGAAAAAACAGAGAAAAGAAATTTATTGTATCATTTGATCAAAAATGAAAACCTGTCTAATGTGCTGGTTTTTTCAAGAACCAAACATGGTGCTGACAATGTGGTAAAAGCGCTTCGTAAAAAAGACATTCCTGCCGAGGCTATTCACGGAGATAAATCTCAAAATGCCAGACAGCGTGTTTTAGATGCGTTTAAAAACAAAGAAGTTGGCGTTCTTGTTGCAACTGATATTGCTGCAAGAGGAATCGATATTGACCAATTGCCTTTTGTTATCAATTTTGATTTACCCAACATTCCGGAGACTTATGTACACCGAATTGGACGTACGGGGCGTGCCGGAAATGGCGGAATTGCCATTTCGTTTTGCGGTAAAGACGAACAGCCTTACTGGAAAGACATTCAGAAACTTATAAAAGTAGAGGTAAAAACCATTACCGATCATCCTTACCCATGGCACTCAGGAAGCCCGGAGGCGACGGATGAAAAACCTAAAAACTCAAACCGAAGCGGTGGTGCTCATAAATCGAGAAAATCAAATGCTTCTAAACAAAATAAAAAACGCTGGTACTAA
- a CDS encoding response regulator, translating to MPRIRILLLLLLVCLNCFANSAIVQSETVPEAKINKLVEEAWGDYRKSNFEKSLITSRIALNYATAAKNNNLIAKSYKIIAGNYNELSEFDKAIFFYKKGLLYASKTNNDSLKYSLYNNLGNIYCFEKKQFNRGINYYKKSIAYSLKLNEMPQVYFTNVNIAWAYFDIGKFQEGYPFLKFVNGNKTKYGDESTEIVVNMLNGMYYSYHNDYELANVFFLKAIQAGKNSEERSDLSYSHQEYSKFLNKIGKYEEAYVNLASYNKITEELYNEEKLKKASIAGFNLELDEYKRQIDKIESEKDSQYQSLKKSRIIVILFVLISLILLVLIITLIKNIRFKKKHNAELLEAKEIAEEASLLKTQFISTISHELRTPLYGVVGITNMLLEEHKELSRSQHLSSLKFSARYLLSLVNDILQINKIEENKVVLENLTFNISDEIVMIKNSLSFLSQKNNDKITVSIDPCIPEYLIGDKLRLAQILMNLVSNALKFTKDGEVEIIVKLNRFEGKMYFLDFWVKDNGVGIAAVDQDKIFEKFVQVGRKDEDYQGTGLGLSIVKRLLGLFGSTIDLKSEVGFGTSFSFTIPFEFDPQKTKLIIEEIEVDLSSNEVYKILIVEDNLINQLVTKKIIEKHNYVCKVVDDGFAALKMLESENFDLILMDINMPLMNGFETTRRIRSKGLKTPIIALTAFDKDEITDEAISSGINDIIIKPFEPVRLFKIMNYLILETKNAG from the coding sequence ATGCCCCGAATACGGATTCTTTTGCTACTACTGCTGGTGTGTCTGAATTGTTTTGCCAATTCAGCCATTGTGCAATCTGAAACGGTGCCGGAGGCAAAGATTAATAAACTTGTAGAGGAAGCCTGGGGAGACTATAGGAAATCAAATTTTGAAAAGTCACTCATCACCTCGAGAATAGCATTAAACTATGCTACAGCCGCTAAGAATAATAATTTAATAGCAAAATCGTATAAAATAATTGCCGGGAATTACAATGAATTGTCGGAATTTGATAAAGCTATTTTCTTCTATAAAAAAGGATTGTTGTACGCCAGTAAAACCAATAACGATTCCTTAAAATACAGTCTTTATAATAATCTTGGTAATATTTATTGTTTTGAGAAAAAACAGTTCAACCGGGGAATTAATTATTACAAAAAATCCATAGCCTACAGTTTAAAATTAAACGAGATGCCGCAGGTATATTTTACAAACGTAAATATTGCCTGGGCTTATTTTGATATAGGAAAATTTCAAGAAGGATATCCGTTTCTAAAATTTGTAAACGGCAATAAGACTAAATATGGTGATGAGTCTACAGAGATCGTTGTAAACATGCTAAACGGGATGTATTATAGTTACCATAATGATTATGAGTTGGCGAATGTTTTCTTTCTCAAAGCAATTCAGGCAGGTAAAAATAGTGAGGAGCGATCGGATTTGTCGTATTCGCATCAGGAATATTCTAAGTTTTTAAACAAAATAGGGAAGTATGAAGAAGCTTATGTGAATCTGGCCTCATACAATAAGATAACAGAAGAATTGTACAATGAGGAAAAACTCAAAAAAGCCTCTATTGCCGGTTTTAATTTAGAATTAGACGAATACAAAAGGCAGATTGATAAGATTGAAAGCGAGAAAGATTCACAGTATCAAAGTCTTAAAAAGTCAAGGATTATTGTGATTTTATTTGTACTGATTTCACTGATACTTTTGGTTCTCATTATTACTCTAATTAAAAACATCAGGTTTAAGAAAAAACACAATGCAGAGCTTTTAGAAGCAAAAGAAATTGCTGAGGAAGCTTCGCTATTGAAGACTCAGTTTATTTCGACTATAAGTCATGAATTGCGTACGCCATTGTACGGTGTGGTTGGAATCACCAATATGCTGCTCGAAGAACACAAAGAACTGTCCAGAAGTCAGCATTTGAGTTCGTTAAAATTTTCGGCCCGTTATTTATTATCGTTGGTAAATGACATTCTTCAGATTAATAAAATTGAGGAGAATAAAGTGGTATTGGAGAATTTGACATTCAATATTTCCGATGAGATCGTGATGATTAAGAATTCGTTGTCCTTTTTGTCGCAAAAAAACAATGATAAAATCACAGTTTCTATTGATCCCTGTATTCCGGAATATCTGATTGGAGATAAGTTGCGACTTGCTCAGATTTTGATGAATCTGGTCAGTAATGCACTTAAGTTTACGAAAGATGGTGAAGTTGAAATTATCGTAAAACTGAATCGATTTGAAGGAAAGATGTATTTTCTGGATTTTTGGGTAAAAGATAACGGAGTAGGGATTGCAGCTGTAGATCAGGATAAAATTTTTGAGAAATTCGTCCAGGTAGGAAGAAAAGATGAAGATTATCAGGGAACTGGCTTAGGTTTGAGCATTGTAAAACGATTGTTGGGGCTTTTTGGCAGTACAATTGATTTGAAAAGCGAAGTAGGCTTTGGGACTTCATTTTCATTTACCATTCCGTTTGAATTCGATCCTCAAAAAACAAAACTGATTATTGAAGAAATAGAGGTTGATCTGAGTTCAAATGAGGTGTATAAGATTCTAATTGTAGAAGATAATCTCATCAATCAGCTGGTGACGAAAAAAATTATCGAAAAACACAATTATGTCTGCAAAGTAGTTGATGATGGTTTTGCGGCTTTAAAAATGCTGGAGAGCGAAAATTTCGACCTGATTTTAATGGATATCAACATGCCTTTGATGAATGGTTTTGAAACTACGAGAAGGATTCGTTCAAAAGGGCTTAAAACTCCCATTATAGCGCTTACTGCTTTTGATAAAGACGAGATTACAGATGAAGCGATTTCTTCAGGAATAAATGATATTATTATCAAGCCGTTTGAACCGGTACGCCTTTTTAAGATAATGAATTACTTAATACTGGAAACGAAAAACGCCGGTTAG
- a CDS encoding dicarboxylate/amino acid:cation symporter produces the protein MQEVTETKKKSFLKGLTGQIIIAMVLGAALGIILHNSISPEAAQSFSNKIKMLATIFIRLVQMIISPLVFTTLVVGIAKLGDIKTVGRIGGKALGWFFTASFISLLIGLFYVNILEPGVGLKLDHVDMAAASEVTAKTKTLSVENFVEHIVPKSIFEAMATNEILQIVVFSIFFGLAGASLGSTVKPVINALDKTSHIVLKMVNYVMNFAPIGVFGAIAGVFAIRDAEELVITYFKFFGSFLVGIGTLWVVLVAVGYLFLKGRMTELLRRITGPLAIAFGTTSSEAVFPKLTEELEDFGVKDKIVAFMLPLGYSFNLDGSMMYMTFASIFIAQFYGVHLDLGTQMVMLLVLMLTSKGIAGVPRASLVVVAATCGMFDIPVEGIALILPIDHFCDMFRSATNVLGNALATSVVGQWEDDKDPEIASENL, from the coding sequence ATGCAAGAAGTTACAGAAACTAAAAAGAAATCTTTTCTTAAAGGATTAACAGGGCAGATTATTATTGCAATGGTTCTTGGAGCCGCTTTGGGAATAATTTTACACAATTCGATTTCGCCTGAGGCAGCACAATCTTTTAGCAATAAAATTAAAATGCTTGCCACAATCTTTATCAGATTGGTACAGATGATTATTTCTCCGTTAGTATTTACCACTTTAGTTGTAGGTATTGCAAAGCTTGGAGATATCAAAACTGTGGGGAGAATTGGAGGGAAAGCCCTTGGATGGTTTTTTACTGCTTCTTTTATCTCCTTATTGATTGGGTTGTTTTATGTGAATATTTTAGAGCCGGGTGTAGGTTTAAAACTGGATCATGTTGATATGGCTGCTGCTTCAGAAGTAACTGCTAAAACAAAAACATTATCTGTTGAAAATTTTGTAGAGCACATTGTACCTAAAAGTATTTTTGAAGCAATGGCAACCAATGAAATTTTACAGATTGTTGTATTTTCAATCTTCTTCGGGTTAGCTGGTGCCTCTTTGGGAAGTACAGTAAAACCGGTAATCAATGCTTTAGATAAGACTTCGCATATCGTTTTAAAAATGGTAAACTATGTGATGAATTTCGCTCCAATTGGAGTTTTCGGAGCCATTGCTGGAGTATTCGCTATTAGAGATGCCGAAGAGTTGGTCATTACCTATTTTAAATTCTTTGGATCGTTTTTAGTTGGAATCGGTACTTTATGGGTGGTTCTGGTTGCGGTAGGTTATCTTTTTCTGAAAGGAAGAATGACAGAGCTTTTAAGACGTATTACAGGTCCTCTGGCGATTGCTTTCGGTACAACGAGTAGTGAAGCTGTTTTTCCAAAATTAACAGAAGAATTGGAAGATTTTGGTGTAAAAGACAAAATTGTAGCCTTTATGCTGCCGCTTGGATACTCGTTTAACCTTGATGGTAGTATGATGTATATGACTTTTGCCAGTATTTTTATTGCTCAGTTTTATGGAGTGCATCTGGACTTAGGAACGCAAATGGTAATGCTTTTGGTTTTAATGTTAACCAGTAAAGGTATTGCAGGTGTGCCAAGAGCCAGTTTGGTTGTCGTAGCAGCTACTTGCGGTATGTTTGATATTCCGGTTGAAGGAATTGCATTAATCTTACCAATCGATCACTTTTGTGATATGTTCAGAAGTGCTACAAACGTTTTAGGAAATGCGTTGGCAACATCAGTTGTGGGGCAATGGGAGGATGATAAAGACCCTGAAATTGCTTCCGAAAACTTATAA